Proteins from one Paenibacillus amylolyticus genomic window:
- a CDS encoding DUF5412 family protein, which produces MKQQHPHGINPSNKSTSKSWITRHPILTTFTLLILVLFTSVFLYFWFRPYFSTFDRSELGDLNYSMPSRNGEYTAEMYGVPYGGAAGGVTIWVDVKKTNAPEDSTVKTIYRAEHHGNNHLEWESENTLRIENWNEYTDESITLNLDEEIYDGWGWACKSLRMKNQYVRCLAPEK; this is translated from the coding sequence ATGAAACAACAACATCCTCATGGGATTAATCCTTCAAACAAATCAACATCTAAGTCATGGATTACCCGACACCCGATTCTCACTACATTTACATTATTGATCCTTGTGCTGTTTACTTCCGTATTCCTCTATTTCTGGTTCCGTCCATACTTCTCCACATTTGACCGTTCCGAGCTGGGAGATCTGAATTATTCCATGCCTTCGCGTAACGGTGAATATACTGCAGAGATGTACGGTGTACCTTACGGTGGTGCGGCAGGTGGCGTTACGATCTGGGTCGATGTGAAAAAGACGAATGCCCCTGAGGACTCCACGGTAAAAACGATCTATCGCGCCGAGCACCACGGGAATAACCATCTCGAATGGGAAAGTGAAAATACACTCCGAATTGAAAACTGGAATGAATATACGGATGAGAGCATTACGCTTAACCTTGATGAGGAAATATATGATGGATGGGGCTGGGCGTGTAAGAGCTTACGGATGAAGAACCAGTATGTGCGCTGCCTGGCACCCGAAAAGTAA
- a CDS encoding chemotaxis protein: MDKGLIIYLNGTSSSGKTSIAMEMKKQGDIPFHHLSVDQFLHNYDQFIDTTYPDLKPIREVEHHVMTDILFEPINSLYCAMIKLFSEMGLNVIVDTVISNDKWFNEFYDLLSDYPILFVGVNCSIEELTRREQTRGDRAIGLAHSQFDYVYAYDEYDLEVNTEELSSAACAEKILDYIKSDPDQSAFKKLNRRE; this comes from the coding sequence GTGGATAAAGGACTCATTATATATCTAAACGGAACCTCAAGTTCGGGGAAGACCAGTATCGCGATGGAAATGAAAAAACAGGGAGATATTCCATTTCATCATCTATCTGTGGATCAATTTCTACATAATTATGATCAGTTCATCGATACTACATATCCAGATCTGAAACCAATAAGAGAAGTGGAACACCATGTGATGACAGATATCCTGTTTGAGCCCATCAACTCGTTGTACTGTGCAATGATTAAGCTGTTTTCGGAGATGGGTCTGAATGTCATCGTGGATACAGTCATCAGCAATGACAAGTGGTTTAACGAGTTTTATGATTTATTATCGGATTATCCAATATTGTTTGTAGGCGTGAATTGCTCGATTGAAGAACTCACCAGAAGAGAGCAGACCAGGGGAGATCGCGCAATTGGACTGGCCCATTCCCAGTTCGACTACGTCTACGCCTATGATGAATATGATCTGGAAGTGAATACGGAAGAGCTAAGTTCAGCTGCATGTGCGGAAAAGATACTAGACTATATAAAGTCTGATCCAGACCAATCGGCATTTAAGAAATTAAACAGAAGAGAGTGA
- a CDS encoding glycosyltransferase family 2 protein — MITISLCMIVKNEERTLARCLDSVAGIADEIVIVDTGSSDRTMDIAAEYTNQVYTYEWKDDFAAARNESFVKATQEYILWLDADDVLLPAERAKLAVLKQQLPSEGETAAVILNYTLAEGPEGSPLVTDRRLRLVKRDAGCRWHGRLA; from the coding sequence GTGATCACCATCAGTCTGTGCATGATTGTGAAGAACGAAGAACGCACGCTGGCGCGCTGTCTCGACTCGGTTGCTGGCATCGCGGACGAGATTGTCATTGTGGATACCGGTTCATCGGATCGTACGATGGACATTGCTGCGGAGTATACCAACCAGGTCTACACGTATGAATGGAAGGATGACTTTGCCGCAGCGCGGAATGAGTCATTCGTCAAGGCCACGCAGGAATATATCCTGTGGCTGGATGCGGATGATGTGCTGCTGCCCGCGGAACGGGCGAAACTTGCAGTGCTGAAGCAGCAGTTGCCGTCTGAGGGGGAGACGGCGGCTGTGATCTTGAACTATACGCTGGCCGAGGGGCCCGAGGGAAGTCCGCTTGTGACCGACCGACGGCTCCGCCTCGTCAAGCGGGACGCCGGGTGCCGCTGGCATGGCCGGCTCGCATGA
- a CDS encoding DUF4080 domain-containing protein produces the protein MKVILSTLNAKYIHTSLALRCLKAYSEKDFDIDLAEYTIKDPVMNIVSDLYQRGADVIGFSCYIWNIEETIKVIDNLKKVMPDVKILLGGPEVSYDTEYWMNRIPNVDFIVMGEGEETLHQLLTELEGSKKFHFVYGLAYRKGEEVILMPGRPKADLNDLPSPHRFEEDIPELGKRVVYFETSRGCPFSCQFCLSSIEVGVRYYDIERTKSDILYLIEKGAKLIKFVDRTFNIKRDYAMEMFKFLIENHQGTVFQFEITADIMRPEVLDYLAENAPPGTFRFEIGVQSTNDPTNELVKRRQNFTKLSRTVNKVKASGKIDQHLDLIAGLPEEDYNTFRKTFNDVFALGPEELQLGFLKMLRGTGLRLDAEKYNYTYMDHAPYEILGSDVLPFSDIVRLKRLEDVLEKYWNAHRMDHTLKYLMEQEFNSPFDFLQAFGDYWEGQGWQKIGHQLEDLFTRLHSFLESRNTPHMDVVLGLMKLDYFLGHKYKPRKIWWEEPLQKDQWAGYMKTLAERPEDVRLPRVAGAAGTAMLESSGTGASAAVGNSAAAGENSAADAAGVIGSEAGVAASLPAGDATESAADGAADGEDGNASRALPMTSAMTAQTVMGARAFADLGLGEKELQKHTVLDVLPFRLERVLAGASPLAAKGRTLLVVVYQQHEGQQAQYYTLPLGEEAAAM, from the coding sequence ATGAAGGTTATTCTTTCTACTTTAAATGCAAAGTACATCCATACCTCCTTGGCCTTGCGGTGTCTGAAGGCGTACAGTGAGAAGGATTTTGATATTGACTTGGCGGAGTATACGATTAAGGACCCAGTCATGAACATTGTGTCTGATCTGTACCAGCGCGGGGCGGACGTGATTGGTTTCTCGTGTTACATCTGGAACATTGAAGAGACGATCAAGGTCATTGATAATCTGAAAAAGGTTATGCCTGACGTGAAAATTTTGCTGGGCGGGCCGGAAGTGTCTTACGACACTGAATATTGGATGAACCGGATTCCGAATGTCGATTTCATTGTGATGGGTGAAGGAGAAGAGACGTTGCATCAGCTTTTGACGGAGCTGGAAGGAAGCAAGAAGTTCCACTTTGTCTATGGACTGGCGTATCGCAAAGGGGAAGAAGTCATTCTCATGCCAGGACGGCCGAAGGCGGACCTGAACGATCTGCCGTCACCGCACCGATTTGAAGAGGATATTCCGGAGCTTGGGAAACGGGTTGTTTATTTTGAGACCAGTCGCGGTTGTCCGTTCAGTTGTCAGTTCTGTCTGTCCAGTATTGAGGTCGGCGTGCGGTATTACGATATTGAGCGGACAAAGTCGGACATTCTGTACCTGATTGAGAAGGGTGCGAAGCTGATCAAGTTTGTGGATCGCACGTTTAATATCAAGCGGGATTATGCGATGGAGATGTTCAAATTCCTGATTGAGAATCATCAGGGAACGGTGTTCCAGTTTGAAATTACGGCAGACATTATGCGTCCTGAAGTACTGGACTACTTGGCAGAGAACGCGCCGCCGGGTACATTCCGCTTCGAGATCGGGGTTCAGTCCACGAATGATCCAACGAATGAACTGGTGAAACGTCGCCAGAACTTTACGAAGCTGAGCCGTACCGTAAACAAGGTGAAAGCCAGCGGCAAAATCGATCAGCATCTGGATCTCATCGCCGGACTGCCGGAGGAAGATTACAATACGTTCCGCAAAACGTTTAACGATGTATTTGCCCTGGGGCCGGAAGAGCTGCAACTCGGATTCCTCAAAATGCTGCGTGGTACGGGGCTGCGTCTGGATGCGGAGAAGTATAACTATACGTATATGGATCACGCGCCGTATGAGATTTTGGGCAGTGATGTGCTGCCATTCAGTGACATTGTGCGCTTGAAGCGGCTGGAAGATGTGCTGGAGAAATACTGGAACGCACACCGGATGGACCACACGCTGAAGTATCTAATGGAGCAGGAGTTCAACTCGCCGTTTGATTTCTTACAGGCGTTCGGGGATTACTGGGAAGGTCAGGGGTGGCAGAAGATCGGGCACCAGCTGGAGGATCTGTTCACGCGTCTGCACAGCTTCCTGGAGTCGCGGAACACGCCGCATATGGATGTCGTGCTTGGTCTGATGAAGCTGGACTATTTCCTCGGTCACAAGTACAAACCACGCAAAATCTGGTGGGAAGAACCGCTCCAGAAAGACCAGTGGGCGGGTTATATGAAAACGTTGGCTGAACGTCCGGAAGACGTTCGTCTGCCACGTGTTGCCGGTGCCGCTGGCACGGCAATGTTGGAAAGCAGCGGCACGGGTGCGAGTGCCGCTGTGGGAAATTCGGCTGCTGCCGGGGAGAACTCTGCCGCAGATGCGGCGGGTGTGATCGGCAGCGAAGCCGGGGTTGCCGCGTCGCTCCCTGCGGGCGACGCAACAGAGTCCGCCGCGGATGGAGCGGCGGACGGGGAAGACGGCAACGCTTCGCGTGCGTTGCCGATGACCTCGGCCATGACCGCACAGACGGTCATGGGTGCCCGTGCTTTCGCCGACCTGGGTCTCGGCGAAAAGGAACTGCAGAAGCACACCGTACTCGATGTGCTTCCGTTCCGGCTTGAGCGTGTGCTAGCTGGCGCCAGCCCGCTTGCCGCGAAAGGCCGGACGCTGCTGGTCGTTGTGTACCAGCAGCATGAAGGGCAGCAGGCGCAGTACTACACGCTGCCGCTGGGAGAAGAAGCCGCTGCCATGTAG
- a CDS encoding iron-siderophore ABC transporter substrate-binding protein, with amino-acid sequence MKQGTKGQAAGNKAYTAHKSRLLLGLMMALILVLTACGAATGTDSGKQSAATPAETPANAETQTDGAFPVTIKGMKGDITLNEKPQRIAILDVKFLDQMLAIGEKPAGSVIAGGNTDFPEYLGDQPNGVEVLGTRDEPNLEAIVALDPDLIIMTDFQEKQYEGVSKIAPTLVLDFYEDWRDTLATVAQITDKQDEAEKVRTAYEDKIAGLKAQLSEKLGDETVAIIRPRKEGIRVHGIEHRIGGIMYNDLGLKMPALVQEINEDGSVEISMEKVPEIGADRYFVLSDELFAAEAEAMANNPVWQSLDAVKNNRTYDVNSTLWIAYYGPLAINLIVDQASEALLGSN; translated from the coding sequence ATGAAACAAGGAACAAAGGGGCAAGCGGCTGGTAACAAAGCCTATACTGCTCACAAATCACGATTACTCTTGGGCTTGATGATGGCTCTTATTCTAGTCCTGACGGCTTGCGGTGCCGCAACAGGTACAGATAGCGGTAAGCAATCTGCGGCAACACCGGCGGAGACACCTGCGAATGCGGAAACACAGACGGATGGAGCTTTTCCCGTAACGATCAAGGGTATGAAGGGTGACATCACGCTAAACGAAAAACCACAGAGAATTGCAATTCTCGATGTTAAGTTTTTGGATCAGATGTTAGCGATTGGCGAGAAGCCAGCAGGAAGTGTTATCGCAGGAGGGAATACCGATTTTCCAGAATACCTGGGTGACCAGCCGAATGGAGTCGAAGTTCTGGGTACACGGGACGAGCCTAACCTGGAAGCGATTGTTGCACTTGACCCGGATCTGATCATCATGACGGACTTCCAGGAGAAACAGTATGAGGGTGTAAGCAAAATTGCACCTACCCTCGTACTCGATTTCTACGAAGACTGGCGTGATACGTTAGCTACGGTTGCCCAAATTACAGACAAGCAGGACGAGGCAGAGAAAGTGCGCACAGCGTATGAAGACAAAATTGCCGGGCTGAAAGCACAATTGTCAGAGAAGCTGGGTGATGAAACGGTGGCCATCATTCGTCCACGAAAAGAAGGAATTCGTGTTCACGGTATTGAGCATCGCATTGGCGGTATTATGTACAATGACTTGGGGCTGAAAATGCCTGCTCTGGTACAGGAGATTAATGAAGATGGTTCTGTAGAAATCTCAATGGAAAAAGTGCCTGAGATCGGGGCAGATCGTTATTTTGTCCTGTCGGATGAACTGTTTGCGGCAGAAGCTGAGGCGATGGCGAACAATCCGGTATGGCAGTCTCTTGATGCTGTGAAAAATAACCGCACGTATGACGTAAACTCCACACTGTGGATTGCATACTACGGACCGCTTGCGATTAATCTGATTGTAGATCAGGCTTCGGAAGCTCTGCTCGGATCGAACTAA
- a CDS encoding (2Fe-2S)-binding protein: protein MAGKAVQEMFAVQLTPLLKALAAIAPLSMSILWENIMVRIGRLFAPDEGETEQERKIIREDFSYLTQVASGQVFGERKNPLTRFTDCKDNVHVAKSERITCCFYYQMSGEYCLKCPKIDNEKESQLK, encoded by the coding sequence ATGGCGGGAAAAGCGGTCCAGGAGATGTTTGCGGTACAGCTGACACCGCTGTTAAAGGCTCTTGCTGCGATTGCACCTCTTTCGATGAGCATTCTCTGGGAGAATATCATGGTACGGATTGGCCGATTATTCGCTCCTGACGAAGGCGAGACGGAGCAGGAACGTAAGATCATTCGAGAGGACTTCTCCTATCTGACGCAGGTGGCATCCGGGCAGGTATTTGGTGAAAGGAAGAATCCATTAACTCGCTTCACCGATTGTAAGGACAACGTGCATGTTGCCAAAAGTGAGCGCATCACCTGCTGTTTCTATTACCAGATGTCAGGTGAATATTGTCTCAAATGTCCGAAAATTGACAATGAGAAAGAATCTCAATTAAAATGA
- a CDS encoding DUF1273 domain-containing protein gives MKNLLITGYRAHELQIFGQKHEGIPYIKKAISSRLTPLVEDGLEWVLTPGQYGVDLWACEVVIELKKMHPHLKLSIITAFQNPEEQWKEDKQEYYRSILSGVDYYGAISNQPYIGPWQFTARDDLLLRKSDGLLLVYDEDAGEGSPRFVKEKAVKKQQNEDYTIISVTSEDIQSVAEDERMNDVIDFDDSSF, from the coding sequence CTGAAAAACCTGTTAATTACCGGTTACCGGGCACATGAATTGCAGATTTTTGGACAGAAGCATGAAGGGATTCCTTATATCAAAAAGGCCATCTCTTCCCGGCTCACGCCTCTTGTCGAGGATGGTCTGGAATGGGTGCTGACGCCGGGACAATATGGTGTGGATCTGTGGGCCTGCGAAGTGGTGATTGAGCTGAAGAAGATGCATCCGCATCTGAAGCTGTCGATCATTACTGCCTTCCAGAACCCCGAAGAGCAATGGAAAGAAGACAAACAGGAGTATTACCGTTCCATCCTCTCGGGTGTGGACTACTACGGTGCGATTAGCAATCAACCTTATATCGGGCCGTGGCAGTTCACTGCACGGGATGACCTGTTGCTGCGCAAAAGCGACGGTCTTCTGCTCGTCTATGACGAAGATGCCGGGGAAGGCAGTCCCCGTTTTGTGAAGGAAAAAGCCGTAAAGAAACAACAGAACGAAGACTATACAATCATCAGTGTCACTTCGGAAGATATCCAATCCGTAGCTGAGGATGAGCGCATGAACGATGTTATAGACTTCGACGATTCTTCATTCTGA
- a CDS encoding methyltransferase domain-containing protein, protein MANHDRVSERYYGEINSEDSHEATRTRVHWMCREATGHRILDVGCSQGITSILLAREGFRVTGIDLEEDSIRYAQGELAKESRPVQKNVDFRMLDITQWKARTTFDTVLLGEVLEHFAHPETLLVQIHRLLQEDGTLVITVPYGYHPFYDHKQTFYAGSLAMTLMPYFEVLKLEVHHKYLCCVARKRRTTQLHMSPTLDQLLAWMKLDHMHFTEVEQNHLRVMKQRKKALDSAVEQVKRLRRQESGEG, encoded by the coding sequence ATGGCAAATCATGACCGTGTAAGTGAACGTTACTATGGCGAGATTAATTCGGAAGATTCTCATGAAGCAACGAGGACGCGTGTCCACTGGATGTGCCGTGAGGCAACAGGCCATCGTATTCTGGATGTCGGATGCAGTCAGGGAATTACCTCTATTTTGCTAGCACGGGAAGGATTTCGTGTCACTGGTATCGATCTGGAGGAAGATAGTATCCGGTATGCCCAAGGAGAGCTTGCCAAAGAATCCCGGCCAGTCCAGAAGAATGTGGATTTTCGAATGCTGGATATTACGCAATGGAAAGCAAGAACGACCTTTGATACGGTGCTGCTTGGAGAAGTGTTGGAGCATTTTGCCCATCCAGAGACGTTGTTGGTCCAGATTCATCGGCTGCTGCAAGAAGATGGGACGCTGGTTATAACCGTGCCGTATGGGTATCATCCGTTCTATGACCACAAGCAGACCTTCTATGCAGGAAGCCTGGCGATGACCCTGATGCCATATTTTGAAGTCTTGAAACTCGAAGTTCATCATAAATATCTATGTTGCGTGGCCCGTAAACGGCGGACAACACAACTGCATATGTCACCGACTTTGGATCAACTGCTGGCGTGGATGAAGCTGGATCATATGCATTTTACCGAGGTGGAGCAGAATCACCTCCGCGTAATGAAGCAGCGCAAGAAGGCACTGGACAGTGCGGTGGAACAGGTGAAACGACTTCGCCGCCAGGAGAGTGGGGAAGGGTAG
- a CDS encoding UDP binding domain-containing protein gives MDDLRESPALDIFRLLSEAGADVVFTDPMVPVFRKDDGTMLHASPAGPELWTGADLVIITTDHSGFNYQEMADHAKLIFDTRNATAGCHGGNIVVLGQPVRHEAKIVYEQQERVEGSGQKEEVKVAVEGDSTGHEAVSDPNVDQGDAHGKS, from the coding sequence ATTGACGACCTGCGTGAATCACCAGCGCTGGATATCTTCCGCCTGCTGAGTGAAGCGGGGGCAGATGTGGTATTCACCGATCCCATGGTGCCTGTCTTCCGCAAGGATGACGGTACGATGTTGCATGCCAGTCCGGCGGGGCCCGAATTGTGGACAGGAGCTGATCTGGTGATCATCACCACGGATCATTCCGGATTCAATTATCAGGAGATGGCAGATCACGCCAAGCTGATCTTCGATACACGCAATGCAACGGCCGGATGCCACGGGGGAAATATTGTGGTGCTGGGTCAGCCAGTCCGGCATGAGGCGAAGATCGTTTACGAGCAACAAGAACGAGTAGAAGGGTCAGGGCAAAAAGAAGAAGTGAAGGTGGCAGTCGAGGGCGACTCAACTGGCCATGAAGCTGTGAGCGATCCCAACGTGGATCAGGGAGATGCCCATGGCAAATCATGA
- a CDS encoding polysaccharide biosynthesis protein, producing the protein MIQGQTILITGGTGSWGQKLTEVLLEQNPAEIRLLSRNEYAQIAMQRAFNHDPRLRFIIGDIRDYRAVEDACKGVDVLFHLAALKHVPVCEDQPDEAFKTNVIGTQNIIRAAIRMQIPKVIDVSTDKAVDPINVYGMTKALGEKMMIRANWLSEDTRFVCIRGGNVLGTSGSVVPLFRRQIDEGKSLTITDKGMTRFFLTRTEAIHLLLKAAEAAVGGETFVMKMKACKMTELASVMLEQAGRPSFDYKVTGIRPGEKLHEVLISPFEAPRTYQYDAQYYVILPEHKDKSLTDQYSSLPRVNFSEYRSDSAMMNKPAIARFLRAGGYID; encoded by the coding sequence ATGATTCAAGGACAAACGATTCTGATTACCGGAGGAACAGGCTCCTGGGGTCAAAAGCTGACCGAGGTGCTGCTGGAGCAGAACCCGGCTGAGATTCGCCTCCTGTCACGTAATGAATACGCCCAGATTGCGATGCAGCGAGCGTTCAACCATGATCCGCGTCTGCGATTCATCATTGGGGATATCCGGGATTATCGGGCAGTGGAAGATGCCTGCAAAGGCGTGGATGTGCTCTTCCATCTGGCTGCGCTGAAGCATGTTCCGGTCTGCGAGGACCAGCCGGATGAAGCGTTCAAGACCAATGTGATCGGAACGCAGAATATTATTCGGGCTGCAATACGTATGCAGATTCCCAAAGTCATCGATGTGTCCACCGATAAGGCGGTAGATCCGATTAACGTATATGGCATGACGAAGGCCTTGGGTGAGAAGATGATGATCCGTGCCAACTGGCTCAGTGAAGATACCCGGTTTGTCTGTATTCGCGGGGGCAATGTGCTTGGAACCAGCGGCAGTGTCGTGCCCTTGTTCCGTCGTCAGATTGATGAAGGCAAAAGCCTGACCATTACGGATAAAGGCATGACCCGTTTTTTCCTGACCCGTACCGAAGCCATACATCTGCTGCTTAAGGCGGCTGAGGCGGCCGTGGGCGGAGAGACGTTTGTGATGAAAATGAAAGCTTGCAAGATGACGGAACTTGCATCCGTCATGTTGGAACAGGCAGGACGTCCATCCTTCGATTATAAGGTGACGGGAATTCGCCCAGGCGAGAAATTGCATGAAGTGCTGATCTCGCCCTTTGAAGCGCCGCGTACGTACCAATACGATGCGCAGTATTATGTGATTCTGCCGGAGCACAAGGACAAAAGCCTGACCGATCAGTACAGCAGTCTGCCTCGTGTGAACTTCTCCGAGTATCGCTCGGACAGTGCCATGATGAACAAACCAGCGATTGCCCGGTTTTTGCGTGCAGGTGGCTATATCGATTAG
- a CDS encoding NAD(P)H-binding protein: protein MKIAIVGATGGTGRNVMERALVLGHEVIAVARRPEAVSPAEGLTIRKGDVLDEYSMVNAIAGADVVISCIGPPSNLSPESAAKSLGNIRAGILTIAANFSPGRVMSEGIPNIISACQRTGVKRIVMQSGINLSDGKELSLINALAVRLMRSIFWKAIQDKSMAEQALIQSGLDWVIVRASVLQYAEGTLNYTAGPLARIQPLGALPFADCADCLVRAATSEPKWKNKIVNVGR, encoded by the coding sequence ATGAAAATTGCAATTGTTGGGGCTACAGGAGGAACTGGAAGGAACGTCATGGAGCGTGCACTTGTCTTAGGACACGAGGTCATTGCGGTTGCTCGTCGACCAGAAGCCGTATCGCCTGCCGAGGGACTCACCATAAGAAAAGGAGATGTACTTGACGAATATAGCATGGTCAACGCCATTGCGGGGGCAGACGTTGTGATCAGCTGCATAGGTCCTCCCAGTAATTTGTCGCCAGAGTCTGCCGCGAAGAGCTTGGGAAATATCAGAGCCGGAATACTTACAATCGCGGCTAATTTCTCACCCGGTAGGGTCATGTCCGAAGGAATCCCGAATATCATATCCGCATGTCAGCGTACAGGTGTGAAGCGCATTGTTATGCAAAGCGGTATTAATTTGAGCGATGGGAAAGAGCTTTCTCTTATCAACGCGTTGGCAGTTCGTTTGATGCGCAGCATCTTTTGGAAGGCAATTCAGGATAAAAGTATGGCAGAGCAAGCACTCATCCAGAGTGGACTGGATTGGGTCATTGTACGTGCATCCGTGCTTCAATATGCGGAGGGTACGTTGAATTATACGGCAGGGCCACTTGCTCGCATCCAACCGCTAGGGGCATTGCCCTTTGCAGACTGTGCCGACTGCCTGGTGCGGGCGGCGACCAGTGAGCCCAAGTGGAAAAATAAGATTGTTAATGTAGGAAGGTAA
- a CDS encoding nucleotide sugar dehydrogenase yields MKENVQHEQHEGNEELQQRTLTQHIHDRSLKAVVIGLGYVGLPMAVEMAQAGYQVHGIDIDTSKVAKLRSGHSYVIGIEDDVVQSLMRAGLFSASDDYAAVAKANVIVICVPTPLTAEHQPDISHISAAVDGMTPYLQEGSLVILESTTYPGTTEERVKQPIEAVNGWQAGEQFYVCYSPERVDPGSVHYGVKNTPKIIGGSTPACLNYGKQFYGSFLNEVVPVSSTTIAETAKLFENTFRSVNIALVNELTPACEQMGVNIWEVLNAAATKPFGYMPFYPGPGIGGHCIPIDPIYLSWAANRQGSELQFIQLADATNRQMPERVVKRAAELLEQKGVSMRGARVVVAGMAYKKTLTTCVNHQRWISSAC; encoded by the coding sequence ATGAAAGAGAATGTTCAGCACGAGCAGCATGAAGGAAATGAAGAGTTGCAGCAGCGCACCTTAACACAACATATTCATGATCGCTCCCTGAAAGCTGTCGTCATCGGTCTCGGCTATGTGGGTTTACCCATGGCCGTGGAGATGGCACAGGCAGGTTATCAGGTCCACGGAATCGATATCGATACTTCCAAGGTAGCCAAGCTGCGTTCCGGGCATTCGTATGTCATTGGCATTGAGGATGATGTTGTGCAGTCGCTGATGCGGGCAGGTCTGTTCTCGGCAAGTGACGATTACGCAGCAGTGGCGAAAGCCAATGTCATTGTGATCTGTGTGCCCACCCCACTGACCGCTGAGCATCAACCGGATATCTCGCATATCTCGGCGGCGGTGGATGGCATGACTCCATATTTGCAGGAAGGCAGCCTGGTGATTCTGGAAAGCACAACTTATCCAGGCACAACGGAAGAGCGTGTGAAGCAACCGATTGAAGCAGTAAATGGCTGGCAAGCTGGAGAACAGTTCTACGTCTGTTATTCCCCAGAGCGGGTAGATCCGGGCAGTGTGCATTATGGCGTGAAAAATACCCCGAAGATTATTGGCGGCTCCACACCTGCCTGTCTGAATTATGGTAAACAGTTCTATGGCTCGTTCCTCAACGAAGTGGTTCCGGTCAGTTCAACGACGATAGCGGAGACGGCAAAGCTGTTCGAAAATACATTTCGCAGTGTCAACATTGCACTCGTGAATGAGCTGACCCCGGCCTGTGAACAGATGGGGGTAAACATCTGGGAAGTACTGAATGCGGCGGCAACCAAGCCGTTTGGTTATATGCCTTTCTATCCTGGTCCCGGCATCGGCGGACATTGTATTCCAATCGATCCGATATATCTGTCCTGGGCTGCCAACCGTCAGGGATCGGAGCTGCAATTCATCCAGCTGGCGGATGCAACCAATCGGCAGATGCCGGAGAGAGTGGTGAAGCGTGCAGCGGAACTGCTGGAGCAAAAAGGTGTATCTATGCGGGGAGCGCGCGTTGTAGTGGCAGGTATGGCCTATAAAAAGACATTGACGACCTGCGTGAATCACCAGCGCTGGATATCTTCCGCCTGCTGA
- a CDS encoding GT-D fold domain-containing glycosyltransferase has translation MNSIYLELQDVLDQLEAAITEQRPLSLVRVGDGENIVMSQETVWTTEQVLQERWAKKANLGQKGLHLPNMKLRDEVASSLQRADIVGILPRGDSTINAPDYLKRPLTDMVFAHYGIAPPMTCHACVNRELAQNPRFWQMLADKRVLLVTRETEALRVMLEHEPYNLSIVHSLSFDSYDQMHETLHWIENNQHTFDVALFSCGVNAVVLAERTAALAGKVAIDFGKANNIILKGRAN, from the coding sequence ATGAATTCGATCTACCTTGAATTACAGGATGTACTTGATCAACTTGAAGCAGCCATTACGGAACAACGACCGCTGTCTCTTGTACGCGTCGGCGATGGCGAGAATATTGTCATGTCTCAAGAAACCGTGTGGACCACGGAACAGGTCCTTCAGGAGCGTTGGGCCAAGAAAGCCAATTTAGGACAAAAGGGGCTTCATCTCCCCAACATGAAACTCCGGGATGAGGTTGCCTCTTCCTTGCAACGTGCCGATATCGTGGGTATTCTGCCTCGCGGTGACAGTACCATTAATGCTCCGGACTATCTCAAAAGACCCCTGACCGACATGGTATTTGCACACTATGGCATCGCTCCTCCAATGACTTGTCACGCCTGTGTCAATCGGGAATTGGCGCAAAACCCGCGTTTCTGGCAGATGCTCGCAGACAAGCGGGTGTTACTCGTTACTCGTGAGACTGAGGCACTTCGTGTCATGCTCGAACATGAGCCGTACAATCTGAGCATTGTGCATTCCCTGTCCTTCGACAGCTATGATCAAATGCATGAAACGCTGCACTGGATTGAGAATAATCAACATACCTTCGATGTTGCTCTCTTCTCCTGCGGTGTCAATGCGGTTGTCCTTGCTGAGCGAACAGCTGCACTCGCAGGCAAAGTTGCCATCGACTTTGGCAAAGCCAACAACATCATTCTGAAAGGCCGAGCCAACTGA